A stretch of Rhododendron vialii isolate Sample 1 chromosome 4a, ASM3025357v1 DNA encodes these proteins:
- the LOC131324288 gene encoding prefoldin subunit 2 has protein sequence MAGYADAEGKEPINEQAVANIYGAMRAEINQVYSKITELEMEASEHSLVINAIKPLDPSRRCFRMIGGVLVERTIKEVLPAVERNKEGLEEVIARLNEALEKKKKEMADFEAKFKIKIRKSDEVSDDSARKEGAAQGVLVGPAGANE, from the coding sequence ATGGCTGGTTACGCTGATGCCGAAGGCAAGGAACCAATAAATGAGCAAGCAGTTGCCAACATCTATGGTGCCATGAGAGCTGAAATCAACCaagtttattcaaaaattacCGAACTAGAGATGGAAGCAAGCGAGCACTCATTGGTCATCAACGCCATAAAACCACTTGATCCATCAAGGCGGTGCTTCCGTATGATTGGAGGCGTATTGGTAGAGCGGACCATCAAAGAGGTCTTGCCAGCAGTTGAGCGAAATAAGGAGGGACTTGAGGAGGTTATTGCCCGGCTTAATGAGGCcttggaaaagaagaaaaaggaaatggcAGATTTTGAGGCGAAGTTCAAAATTAAGATTAGGAAATCCGATGAAGTATCGGACGACAGTGCCCGGAAGGAAGGTGCTGCACAAGGAGTTCTTGTTGGTCCTGCTGGTGCAAATGAATGA
- the LOC131324287 gene encoding uncharacterized protein LOC131324287 isoform X2: protein MRVHPLPKKRNMANRDMDGGETLSGGCGGVHKRLRRLPHVFSTVLELPFPSDADVSVEESSDSFRFVAVTDDDAVIGDGVRVHAVEVHPGVTKIVVRNGGSKRITEPRVCLELTEKTRSEEEKGKFKKIHFYSLV, encoded by the exons ATGAGGGTGCACCCGCTGCCGAAGAAGCGGAACATGGCAAACCGCGACATGGACGGCGGGGAAACCCTAAGCGGCGGCTGCGGCGGGGTTCACAAAAGGCTCCGGCGACTCCCCCACGTCTTCAGCACGGTCCTCGAGCTCCCCTTCCCTTCCGACGCCGACGTCTCCGTCGAAGAAAGCTCCGATTCCTTCCGTTTTGTTGCTGTTACCGATGATGACGCCGTTATCGGCGACGGCGTTAGGGTTCACGCGGTGGAGGTTCACCCCGGGGTGACCAAGATTGTGGTTCGAAATGGAG GTTCCAAACGGATCACGGAGCCTAGGGTTTGTTTGGAGCTTACAGAAAAGACGAgaagtgaagaagagaaaggaaaattcaaaaaaattcacttctATTCTTTGGTTTGA
- the LOC131323280 gene encoding ferredoxin C 1, chloroplastic, with the protein MASSTLHFTTSPPSTTLTKPRTQTTHRPPPHLRLRPPPPSLRPKLTITHSYKVVIEQESRTTELEVEPDETILSKALDSGLDVPHDCKLGVCMTCPAKLLSGSVDQSEGMLSDDVVERGYALLCVSYPKSDCKVRIIPEEELLSLQLATAND; encoded by the coding sequence ATGGCCTCATCAACCCTTCATTTCACCACATCTCCTCCCTCCACCACTCTCACAAAACCCAGAACCCAAACCACCCACCGCCCTCCTCCCCACCTCCGCCTCCGCCCACCGCCGCCGTCCCTCCGGCCGAAACTAACCATAACCCACTCCTACAAAGTGGTGATTGAACAAGAGAGTCGAACCACCGAGCTCGAGGTCGAACCGGACGAGACGATTCTGTCCAAGGCACTGGACTCTGGCCTTGATGTGCCGCATGACTGTAAGCTTGGGGTGTGCATGACTTGTCCGGCCAAGCTGCTGAGTGGGTCCGTTGACCAGAGTGAGGGAATGCTGAGTGATGATGTTGTGGAGAGAGGGTATGCTTTGTTGTGCGTGTCGTATCCAAAATCGGATTGTAAGGTTAGGATTATTCCGGAGGAGGAGCTGTTGTCGTTGCAGTTGGCAACTGCTAATGACTGA
- the LOC131324286 gene encoding preprotein translocase subunit SECE1, with translation MAALQISFQFPLLNPTKPSPKPYSLSKFKPTSLFTKLSTFKKTKPAQFTIKSTQSTNNNSKSQEDENPKDSDDVSEPPIATDESQPANADVSDLGSQIKKAMEEREGRERGGGGADFWSGVAEEVREIEWPAFGKVVGTTGVVLGVIAGSSVVLLTVNAVLAELSDRVFAGKGVQDFFG, from the coding sequence aTGGCTGCTCTTCAGATTTCGTTCCAATTCCCATTGCTAAACCCCACAAAACCATCACCAAAACCctactctctctccaaattcaaacCCACATCCCTCTTCACCAAACTCTCCacattcaagaaaacaaaacccGCCCAATTCACCATCAAATCCACCCAATCCACCAACAACAACAGCAAATCCCAAGAAGATGAAAACCCTAAAGATTCCGATGACGTCTCCGAACCCCCAATTGCTACTGACGAGTCACAACCCGCAAACGCCGACGTATCGGATCTGGGTTCGCAGATCAAGAAGgcgatggaggagagagaaggaagagagagaggagggggtggGGCGGATTTCTGGAGCGGTGTGGCGGAGGAGGTAAGGGAGATAGAGTGGCCGGCGTTCGGGAAGGTGGTGGGGACAACCGGGGTCGTGCTCGGGGTTATCGCGGGGTCCAGCGTCGTTTTGCTCACCGTCAATGCCGTTCTGGCCGAGCTCTCCGATCGGGTTTTCGCCGGAAAAGGGGTTCAGGATTTCTTTGGGTGA
- the LOC131324287 gene encoding uncharacterized protein LOC131324287 isoform X1, producing the protein MRVHPLPKKRNMANRDMDGGETLSGGCGGVHKRLRRLPHVFSTVLELPFPSDADVSVEESSDSFRFVAVTDDDAVIGDGVRVHAVEVHPGVTKIVVRNGGEGGDEVVELLLGEVDVWRFRLPAMTQPELATAVFVDGELIVTVPKSREVVGEVVGGVGRLVLVQ; encoded by the exons ATGAGGGTGCACCCGCTGCCGAAGAAGCGGAACATGGCAAACCGCGACATGGACGGCGGGGAAACCCTAAGCGGCGGCTGCGGCGGGGTTCACAAAAGGCTCCGGCGACTCCCCCACGTCTTCAGCACGGTCCTCGAGCTCCCCTTCCCTTCCGACGCCGACGTCTCCGTCGAAGAAAGCTCCGATTCCTTCCGTTTTGTTGCTGTTACCGATGATGACGCCGTTATCGGCGACGGCGTTAGGGTTCACGCGGTGGAGGTTCACCCCGGGGTGACCAAGATTGTGGTTCGAAATGGAG GGGAAGGTGGAGATGAGGTGGTGGAGTTGCTATTGGGGGAAGTGGACGTGTGGAGGTTTCGGCTACCGGCGATGACGCAGCCGGAGTTGGCAACGGCAGTGTTTGTTGATGGTGAGTTGATTGTGACGGTGCCAAAGAGCAGGGAGGTCGTGGGGGAGGTGGTGGGAGGCGTGGGGCGGCTTGTTCTTGTACAGTAG
- the LOC131324013 gene encoding ferredoxin C 1, chloroplastic-like has translation MRQQLKGLLPKRSQGRISQKLNVPNLGPLEVYLVIDFRTTRLVEEPYTNKNSTAIPLNDSQKENAMILCRTTELEVEPDETILSKALDSGLDVPHDCKLGVCMTCPAKLLSGSVDQSEGMLSDDVVERGYALLCVSYPKSDCKVRIIPEEELWSSLQLATANDR, from the exons ATGAGACAGCAACTAAAAGGCTTGCTTCCCAAGAGGTCGCAGGGTCGAATCTCACAAAAGCTAAATGTTCCAAACCTTGGGCCACTAGAGGTTTACTTGGTCATTGACTTCAGGACcacaagattagtcgag GAGCCATATACAAATAAGAACTCTACCGCAATCCCCCTCAACGACTCTCAAAAGGAAAATGCAATGATCCTATG TCGAACCACCGAGCTCGAGGTCGAACCGGACGAGACGATTCTGTCCAAGGCACTGGACTCTGGACTTGATGTGCCGCATGACTGTAAGCTTGGGGTGTGCATGACTTGTCCGGCCAAGCTGCTGAGTGGGTCCGTTGATCAGAGCGAGGGGATGCTGAGTGATGATGTTGTGGAGAGAGGGTATGCTTTGTTGTGCGTGTCGTATCCGAAATCGGATTGTAAGGTTAGGATTATTCCGGAGGAGGAGCTGTGGTCGTCGTTGCAGTTGGCAACTGCTAATGACCGATGA
- the LOC131321609 gene encoding FRIGIDA-like protein 4a isoform X2 — protein sequence MGSIPDPGDEFAESTHPPPQPSFDEFQRTASLMTSCTLLWKELSDHFSSLEQDLKNKSDALNHKLQTLDAQTKQSLQVLEHREDTINAAVSVALQKVKEQKEAALNDAVVFGEVDNDEGLLLKLRRFCLKMDSEGFWRFVAERKKELDSIRAQMSAALADCVDPARFVLEAISEVFPVDKRGDKSNDLGWACVLILESLIPAVVDPIMGGSRLLVTPRMRARAREIAETWKRSLDERGGIENVKTPDVHTFLQHLVSFGIVKKEDVELYRKLVVASAWRKQMPKLALSLGLGDKMPDMIEELISRGQQVDAVHFTYEVGLEDKFPPVPLLKAFLKDAKKAANSILEDPNNSGRAALASRKEQSALRAVIKCIEEYKLEAEFPPESLKKRLEQLEKTKVEKKRPAAAPANKRTRANNGGPMPPAKAGRSTNAYVSSFPAAPTYVRSPSHTQYPMGVPSYPSSPVMYGSRSPPTHPYAYSPESAPPTFAVSYPVAQVNYSPYGGYGNGVAPAYQHAYY from the exons ATGGGTTCGATCCCCGATCCCGGCGACGAGTTCGCCGAGTCAACTCACCCCCCGCCGCAACCGAGCTTCGACGAGTTCCAGCGCACCGCCTCGCTGATGACCAGCTGCACCCTCCTCTGGAAAGAGCTCTCCGACCACTTCTCCTCCCTCGAGCAAGACCTCAAAAACAAATCCGACGCCCTCAACCACAAGCTCCAAACCCTAGACGCCCAGACCAAGCAGTCCCTCCAAGTCCTCGAGCACCGCGAGGACACCATCAACGCCGCCGTTTCAGTCGCCCTGCAGAAAGTCAAGGAGCAAAAGGAAGCCGCCCTCAACGACGCCGTCGTCTTCGGCGAAGTCGACAACGACGAGGGACTCTTGCTAAAACTGCGTCGTTTCTGTTTGAAAATGGATTCTGAAGGCTTCTGGAGGTTCGTTGCGGAGAGGAAGAAGGAACTGGACTCAATTAGGGCTCAGATGTCGGCCGCGCTGGCGGACTGCGTGGATCCGGCCCGATTCGTGCTTGAAGCGATTTCGGAGGTGTTTCCGGTGGATAAGAGAGGGGACAAGAGCAACGATTTGGGCTGGGCGTGTGTTTTGATACTGGAGTCGTTGATTCCGGCCGTGGTGGACCCGATCATGGGCGGTTCGCGCCTTTTGGTGACGCCGAGGATGAGGGCGAGGGCGAGGGAGATAGCGGAGACCTGGAAGAGGAGCCTGGACGAGCGGGGCGGGATCGAGAACGTGAAGACCCCGGACGTGCACACGTTTCTGCAGCACCTGGTGAGTTTTGGGATTGTGAAAAAGGAGGATGTCGAGTTGTACAGGAAGCTCGTTGTTGCGTCCGCGTGGCGGAAGCAAATGCCCAAGCTTGCTTTGTCGCTGGGGTTGGGTGATAAGATGCCTG ATATGATTGAAGAATTGATCAGCAGGGGACAACAGGTTGACGCAGTCCATTTTACTTATGAAGTTGGCCTTGAGGACAAGTTCCCTCCTGTCCCACTATTGAAAGCTTTCCTCAAGGATGCAAAGAAAGCAGCAAATTCTATTTTGGAGGATCCTAACAATTCTGGTCGAGCTGCG CTTGCTTCACGCAAGGAGCAGTCAGCACTTCGGGCTGTGATCAAGTGCATTGAAGAGTACAAACTAGAGGCTGAATTCCCTCCCGAAAGCCTCAAGAAACGCCTTGAACAGTTAGAGAAAACCAAGGTTGAGAAGAAAAGACCTGCCGCTGCCCCTGCCAACAAAAGAACGCGAGCAAACAATGGCGGCCCAATGCCACCCGCAAAAGCAGGTCGCTCCACTAATGCTTATGTGTCGTCTTTCCCGGCTGCTCCCACATACGTCAGATCCCCATCACATACCCAATACCCTATGGGGGTCCCATCCTATCCTTCATCCCCTGTCATGTATGGCAGCAGGAGTCCTCCAACCCACCCTTATGCTTACTCACCAGAATCGGCTCCTCCTACCTTCGCTGTTTCGTATCCAGTTGCACAAGTGAACTATTCTCCATACGGAGGTTATGGAAATGGAGTTGCTCCAGCTTATCAGCACGCTTACTACTGA
- the LOC131321609 gene encoding FRIGIDA-like protein 4a isoform X1 — MGSIPDPGDEFAESTHPPPQPSFDEFQRTASLMTSCTLLWKELSDHFSSLEQDLKNKSDALNHKLQTLDAQTKQSLQVLEHREDTINAAVSVALQKVKEQKEAALNDAVVFGEVDNDEGLLLKLRRFCLKMDSEGFWRFVAERKKELDSIRAQMSAALADCVDPARFVLEAISEVFPVDKRGDKSNDLGWACVLILESLIPAVVDPIMGGSRLLVTPRMRARAREIAETWKRSLDERGGIENVKTPDVHTFLQHLVSFGIVKKEDVELYRKLVVASAWRKQMPKLALSLGLGDKMPDMIEELISRGQQVDAVHFTYEVGLEDKFPPVPLLKAFLKDAKKAANSILEDPNNSGRAAQLASRKEQSALRAVIKCIEEYKLEAEFPPESLKKRLEQLEKTKVEKKRPAAAPANKRTRANNGGPMPPAKAGRSTNAYVSSFPAAPTYVRSPSHTQYPMGVPSYPSSPVMYGSRSPPTHPYAYSPESAPPTFAVSYPVAQVNYSPYGGYGNGVAPAYQHAYY; from the exons ATGGGTTCGATCCCCGATCCCGGCGACGAGTTCGCCGAGTCAACTCACCCCCCGCCGCAACCGAGCTTCGACGAGTTCCAGCGCACCGCCTCGCTGATGACCAGCTGCACCCTCCTCTGGAAAGAGCTCTCCGACCACTTCTCCTCCCTCGAGCAAGACCTCAAAAACAAATCCGACGCCCTCAACCACAAGCTCCAAACCCTAGACGCCCAGACCAAGCAGTCCCTCCAAGTCCTCGAGCACCGCGAGGACACCATCAACGCCGCCGTTTCAGTCGCCCTGCAGAAAGTCAAGGAGCAAAAGGAAGCCGCCCTCAACGACGCCGTCGTCTTCGGCGAAGTCGACAACGACGAGGGACTCTTGCTAAAACTGCGTCGTTTCTGTTTGAAAATGGATTCTGAAGGCTTCTGGAGGTTCGTTGCGGAGAGGAAGAAGGAACTGGACTCAATTAGGGCTCAGATGTCGGCCGCGCTGGCGGACTGCGTGGATCCGGCCCGATTCGTGCTTGAAGCGATTTCGGAGGTGTTTCCGGTGGATAAGAGAGGGGACAAGAGCAACGATTTGGGCTGGGCGTGTGTTTTGATACTGGAGTCGTTGATTCCGGCCGTGGTGGACCCGATCATGGGCGGTTCGCGCCTTTTGGTGACGCCGAGGATGAGGGCGAGGGCGAGGGAGATAGCGGAGACCTGGAAGAGGAGCCTGGACGAGCGGGGCGGGATCGAGAACGTGAAGACCCCGGACGTGCACACGTTTCTGCAGCACCTGGTGAGTTTTGGGATTGTGAAAAAGGAGGATGTCGAGTTGTACAGGAAGCTCGTTGTTGCGTCCGCGTGGCGGAAGCAAATGCCCAAGCTTGCTTTGTCGCTGGGGTTGGGTGATAAGATGCCTG ATATGATTGAAGAATTGATCAGCAGGGGACAACAGGTTGACGCAGTCCATTTTACTTATGAAGTTGGCCTTGAGGACAAGTTCCCTCCTGTCCCACTATTGAAAGCTTTCCTCAAGGATGCAAAGAAAGCAGCAAATTCTATTTTGGAGGATCCTAACAATTCTGGTCGAGCTGCG CAGCTTGCTTCACGCAAGGAGCAGTCAGCACTTCGGGCTGTGATCAAGTGCATTGAAGAGTACAAACTAGAGGCTGAATTCCCTCCCGAAAGCCTCAAGAAACGCCTTGAACAGTTAGAGAAAACCAAGGTTGAGAAGAAAAGACCTGCCGCTGCCCCTGCCAACAAAAGAACGCGAGCAAACAATGGCGGCCCAATGCCACCCGCAAAAGCAGGTCGCTCCACTAATGCTTATGTGTCGTCTTTCCCGGCTGCTCCCACATACGTCAGATCCCCATCACATACCCAATACCCTATGGGGGTCCCATCCTATCCTTCATCCCCTGTCATGTATGGCAGCAGGAGTCCTCCAACCCACCCTTATGCTTACTCACCAGAATCGGCTCCTCCTACCTTCGCTGTTTCGTATCCAGTTGCACAAGTGAACTATTCTCCATACGGAGGTTATGGAAATGGAGTTGCTCCAGCTTATCAGCACGCTTACTACTGA